From the genome of Candidatus Polarisedimenticolia bacterium, one region includes:
- a CDS encoding HigA family addiction module antitoxin — protein sequence MHPGRRLKQLLEEKGWSQDELAQITGKNRQTVSNIVSGRTGVSPEMAIALGAAFGNDPADWLRWTAEYELSVSEADGAIVEKRARLFSLAPIREMQKRGWIRSSDKDADLESDLTSFFGASPYSDISFPVAARRTAMLDDLNPAERAWCFRARQISEPILVNEFKRDRLPAAEKRLRQAAAFPKEANKVSTILSDFGIRFVVVEPLSGAKIDGASFFLDDTNPVIAVSLRYDRIDAFWHTLFHEFAHIKHGDSYSVDTTFQQNNEGGITILLADDQQEKRANESASDALIPRDEIESFIRRLAPFYSSDRIVQFAHRMKIHPGIIVGQLQYRGEIGYGALRTFLVKIRSIVIETALTDGWGLTISPTLF from the coding sequence ATGCATCCAGGCAGGCGCCTTAAGCAATTGCTTGAGGAAAAAGGCTGGAGCCAGGACGAATTGGCCCAAATCACTGGGAAGAACCGGCAAACGGTTAGCAACATCGTTTCTGGGAGGACGGGGGTAAGCCCGGAAATGGCGATTGCTCTCGGCGCTGCGTTCGGAAACGACCCTGCCGATTGGCTTCGCTGGACGGCAGAATACGAATTGTCAGTATCCGAGGCAGATGGCGCCATAGTGGAAAAACGTGCCCGCCTTTTCAGTCTTGCCCCGATTCGAGAGATGCAGAAGCGCGGCTGGATACGTTCGTCAGACAAGGACGCCGACCTTGAATCGGATCTAACTAGTTTCTTTGGGGCTTCTCCTTATTCCGATATTTCCTTTCCGGTTGCTGCACGAAGAACCGCAATGCTTGACGATTTGAACCCTGCCGAGCGGGCATGGTGTTTTCGGGCTCGCCAGATTTCCGAGCCAATTCTCGTAAACGAATTCAAAAGGGATCGGCTACCGGCAGCAGAAAAGCGGCTCCGTCAGGCTGCGGCCTTTCCGAAAGAGGCGAACAAGGTCTCAACCATTCTGTCCGATTTCGGGATTCGTTTTGTGGTGGTGGAACCACTATCTGGAGCAAAGATTGACGGGGCCTCGTTCTTTTTGGATGACACTAATCCAGTGATAGCCGTGTCCCTTCGATACGACCGTATAGATGCCTTTTGGCATACGCTGTTTCATGAGTTCGCGCACATCAAGCACGGTGATAGCTATTCCGTCGATACGACTTTCCAGCAAAACAATGAGGGCGGAATAACAATACTTCTCGCGGATGATCAGCAAGAAAAACGCGCCAATGAAAGCGCGAGCGATGCCCTAATCCCGCGAGATGAAATTGAGTCATTCATTCGTAGGCTTGCCCCGTTTTATTCTTCGGATCGTATCGTTCAATTCGCGCACAGAATGAAAATTCATCCTGGAATAATAGTTGGCCAACTTCAATATCGCGGAGAGATCGGCTACGGCGCGCTGCGGACTTTCTTGGTCAAGATTCGCTCAATCGTCATCGAAACGGCCCTAACGGACGGGTGGGGACTCACGATAAGCCCAACCCTTTTTTGA
- a CDS encoding IS1 family transposase — protein MKRLTIEKRAMILRCFTEGLGVNATARMADVSKNTVLKLLADLGPVCRDFQAAMLVNLHCRRIQVDEIWAFTGMKQKNVPEELKGTWGLGDCWTWVAVDADTRLVPAWFVGPRDGDSAEIFIRMLARRLAHRIQLTSDGHQPYVEAVESAFGSEIDYAQLIKVFNLPEGETHTERKYSPGECCGTRVQVRTGNPDPSHIATSYSERLNLEIRCKNRRLTRLTNGFSRKVENLEHSMDVGFMVYNFVKIHGSLKVSPAMAAGVTDHLWSYEEVIGLLEATEPDAVQIADRRHDRRKSD, from the coding sequence ATGAAAAGGCTGACGATCGAGAAACGGGCGATGATTCTCCGGTGCTTCACCGAGGGCCTTGGGGTCAACGCTACCGCCCGCATGGCCGACGTTTCCAAGAACACGGTCCTGAAACTCCTAGCCGACCTCGGTCCGGTTTGCCGGGACTTCCAGGCCGCGATGCTCGTGAACCTCCATTGCCGTCGGATCCAGGTGGACGAAATCTGGGCCTTCACCGGGATGAAGCAGAAGAATGTCCCGGAGGAATTGAAGGGAACGTGGGGCCTCGGGGATTGCTGGACGTGGGTTGCCGTTGATGCGGATACGCGCCTCGTCCCGGCTTGGTTTGTCGGACCTCGGGACGGCGACTCCGCCGAGATATTCATTCGGATGCTGGCTCGGCGCCTTGCTCACAGGATCCAGCTAACCAGCGACGGTCATCAGCCCTACGTTGAGGCCGTGGAGTCCGCCTTCGGCTCTGAAATCGACTACGCGCAGCTAATCAAGGTGTTCAATCTGCCGGAGGGAGAAACCCACACCGAGAGGAAGTACAGCCCCGGGGAGTGCTGCGGGACGCGCGTCCAGGTCCGAACTGGCAACCCCGACCCGAGCCATATCGCCACGAGCTACAGCGAGAGGCTAAACCTTGAGATTCGGTGCAAGAACCGGAGGCTGACGCGACTCACCAATGGATTCAGCCGGAAGGTTGAGAATCTGGAGCATTCGATGGATGTGGGATTCATGGTCTACAACTTCGTGAAGATTCACGGTAGCCTGAAGGTCAGCCCCGCGATGGCTGCCGGAGTCACGGACCACCTTTGGAGCTACGAGGAAGTGATCGGGTTGCTGGAAGCGACGGAGCCGGATGCCGTGCAAATCGCGGACCGCCGTCACGACCGGAGGAAGTCAGACTGA